In Musa acuminata AAA Group cultivar baxijiao chromosome BXJ2-3, Cavendish_Baxijiao_AAA, whole genome shotgun sequence, the following proteins share a genomic window:
- the LOC103978038 gene encoding CST complex subunit CTC1 isoform X2, protein MEGVRTLSISDLLHFSRPLSGAASLGSAFSPPSAPKRPRPDGPDENPIEPPFVSSVQNPDPGIFSPLDHPVLLIGTIDLFLEDSDRSLGCLNHCLSFSDGSLRICCYVLDFELKIIGRKVQVLAWNFLPFKHASGGVLEVIQWSLAEVETASDCDPSLSIPLGCSLQETDLKARGRAFGILRAVSPIFRVPCVKGNEDSQKNSSGILMDSGNSIGFFAEMLTCGCDRCGGSRFLERGPHPHEDNNRHSFTNSVFIYFIKPTYLWRPVLFRLIGKVIMVSMLKRKLVFVGGKESYLTFVSTALTMVSLSQLPTASPVKTDEGMYNGVVTGIYMNGMVVELDDKVWLLITDSVLAPQHSLRVGAIVSVMNYHLVHVNYSWLKTFLLGTCLRTYISIKSFSIADIRYHFKYESNSLLEKFIESLLFSAKFWVLLLVSCFEKKFAGIFSHKDILGSEKKGVVQTYAARCLPPSAFQEQLGLFMNFCKHGQCNFRSDLNFSFLKLVIPISNLTRWCEEMWVSMPSERHVDDEIVEMNQYLDHFLPRGTLYEHMIRRIISSDDLGFVLMGVFKISQCSGRLQLTDATGSIDVVVPDLPVDVDFQTIYEVKDYKLVMEGSPHQVDHLQCHFDGSLSCRAIFQHFSHKEKSQLAVYVHFYVRDITWTSFPHQIPSYMDKNHVNCSNDDMFHLFLVTHKFPVHQSLQDDLSFSNSSGLFAEALILPYNLIPIETYEHGELTEVFLNNQNKLSDCTGQLKDSIEGWSKQSKLIQASNIVQHSDSVNVSREFERSCHLCCSLTFRSNNCKWSQLPVYLYNANGIIMKDIFHNQSDSRVLLEFGSNNFSKYQMIRVGSYYLLKCSKKNLHCKSKGCEHMIRGKAIVISETSLWSLSFLFGEDKHQRKSSGDDCSRASSVKNIEDGPNKFCQHEQMFLQFIDQTRQLSDVYLHISTEAMTQLEELEPSQQGLNNLLPSLDEIKSVSSCIQNMMSEVAMPAGIINQLNNELPQGTQISLNGNVENFFIYDCRPRSCVSSSCVANCNQWSTCKVCIYVTDDYNMVRVRGSLSRYAYPIGLGPGANVTFHRVLLMHTSSRWHELMLTPVSFIVVNSVKELDNQQTDRSPIQESRWNIQCEEILDTISLVSISQMLKCMNSKPIRLRCRVVTIVILVLENQTHESVELRCGRFFKMRAASIPLAGFLLDDGSSLCCCWADNGRAEALLRLHETTRKSFLTSSKILKTSGNQDFQHAIGYHLHKMLKKHHRIVIRNHGATSDLSCEDLTFSVDSHKVFSNADERLLRSIVLNACHASTLNVAGNSVDSTALICGNLFCGNKEFLEYHQKLQSMPHLWVGEVGHVDSVKEVRSISNILCTG, encoded by the exons ATGGAGGGTGTTCGGACCCTCTCCATCTCCGACCTTCTACACTTCTCGCGTCCTCTCTCGGGCGCCGCCTCCCTCGGCTCCGCTTTCTCCCCCCCTTCCGCGCCAAAAAGACCCAGGCCTGACGGCCCCGACGAGAACCCCATCGAACCTCCTTTTGTCTCCTCTGTTCAAAACCCTGACCCTGGAATCTTCTCGCCCCTGGATCACCCCGTGCTCCTCATCGGCACCATCGACCTGTTTCTGGAGGATTCTGACCGATCTCTCGGCTGCCTGAACCATTGTCTCTCGTTCTCCGATGGCTCTTTGAGAATCTGTTGCTACGTTTTGGACTTCGAACTCAAGATCATCGGCCGGAAAGTCCAAGTTTTGGCGTGGAACTTCCTCCCATTTAAGCACGCAAGCGGCGGTGTTCTTGAGGTGATTCAGTGGAGCCTCGCGGAAGTTGAGACGGCATCGGATTGCGACCCCTCACTGTCGATTCCTTTGGGCTGTTCGTTGCAAGAAACCGACTTGAAGGCTCGTGGTCGTGCCTTTGGCATTCTGAGAGCGGTCAGCCCCATCTTCCGTGTGCCTTGCGTGAAAGGAAATGAGGATAGTCAGAAGAATTCCAGTGGAATCCTCATGGATAGCGGGAATTCAATAGGTTTCTTTGCCGAGATGCTTACCTGTGGCTGTGATCGTTGTGGTGGTTCTCGTTTTCTAGAGCGTGGCCCTCACCCTCACGAAGACAATAACAGACATTCTTTCACCAATTCAGTgtttatttatttcatcaaacCTACATATCTATGGCGCCCAGTGCTCTTTAGGCTGATCGGGAAGGTAATTATGGTTTCGATGTTGAAGAGGAAATTGGTCTTTGTTGGAGGTAAGGAATCATATCTGACGTTTGTGTCAACAGCGCTAACTATGGTATCCTTGAGTCAGCTTCCTACAGCGAGTCCGGTGAAGACTGACGAAGGCATGTATAATGGAGTTGTTACTGGAATTTACATGAATGGCATGGTGGTTGAATTGGATGATAAAGTCTGGCTTTTGATTACTGATTCAGTGCTTGCTCCACAACATTCTTTGAGGGTTGGCGCTATT GTTTCTGTTATGAATTATCATTTGGTTCATGTTAATTATTCTTGGCTGAAGACCTTCCTGCTTGGGACGTGCCTCAGAACATACATTAGCATCAAATCCTTCTCCATTGCTGACATCAG GTATCACTTTAAATACGAGTCCAACAGCCTACTGGAGAAGTTCATCGAATCTCTACTCTTTTCTGCTAAATTTTG GGTGTTACTTTTGGTCTCTTGCTTTGAGAAAAAATTTGCTGGGATATTTTCTCACAAGGATATTTTGGGCTCAGAGAAA AAAGGAGTTGTACAAACTTATGCAGCTAGATGTTTGCCTCCAAGTGCCTTCCAAGAACAG CTTGGGTTGTTTATGAATTTCTGCAAACATGGCCAATGCAATTTCAGAAGCGATTTGAACTTCTCGTTCCTTAAATTG gtaaTACCAATATCTAATCTTACAAGGTGGTGCGAAGAAATGTGGGTTTCAATGCCATCAGAGAGACATGTTGATGATGAAATAGTTGAGATGAACCAATATTTAGACCATTTCCTTCCCAGAGGAACTTTATATGAACACATGATTAGAAGAATTATTTCAAGTGATGATTTAGGCTTTGTTTTAATGGGAGTATTCAAG ATTTCTCAATGTTCTGGGAGGTTGCAATTGACTGATGCAACAGGAAGCATTGATGTTGTCGTGCCAGATTTACCAGTAGATGTTGATTTTCAGACCATCTATGAG GTCAAAGATTATAAACTTGTTATGGAAGGTTCACCACACCAAGTAGATCATCTGCAGTGTCATTTTGATGGATCACTCTCATGCAGAGCTATATTTCAGCATTTCTCTCATAAGGAAAAATCTCAACTTGCAGTTTATGTTCACTTCTATGTCAGGGACATAACCTGGACTAGTTTTCCTCATCAAATTCCTTCTTACATGGACAAGAATCACGTCAATTGCAGTAATGATGACATGTTTCATCTGTTTCTTGTTACTCACAAATTTCCTGTCCATCAGAGT CTTCAAGATGATCTCAGTTTTTCAAACAGCTCTGGTTTGTTTGCTGAGGCTTTGATATTGCCTTATAATTTGATACCTATTGAGACATATGAACATGGTGAACTTACAGAAGTTTTCCTCAACAATCAAAATAAACTATCTGATTGTACTGGTCAGCTGAAAGACTCAATTGAAGGATGGTCTAAACAGTCTAAACTTATTCAAGCATCAAATATTGTCCAACATTCTGATTCAGTGAATGTTTCAAGAGAGTTCGAGAGGTCTTGCCACCTTTGTTGTTCACTCACATTTAGAAGTAACAACTGTAAATGGTCTCAGTTACCAGTCTATCTATATAATGCTAATGGGATTATAATGAAGGACATATTTCATAATCAGAGTGATTCGAGGGTATTGCTAGAATTTGGATCTAACAACTTTAGCAAGTATCAG ATGATTCGTGTAGGTTCATATTATCTTCTGAAGTGCTCCAAGAAAAATTTGCACTGCAAATCAAAAGGCTGTGAACATATGATACGTGGAAAAGCTATTGTGATCTCCGAGACAAGCCTCTGGAGTCTTTCATTTTTGTTTGGTGAGGATAAACATCAGAGGAAATCATCTGGAGATGACTGTTCTCGTGCTTCTTCAGTAAAAAATATTGAAGATGGTCCAAACAAATTTTGTCAGCATGAGCAAATGTTCCTGCAGTTCATTGATCAAACACGTCAACTTTCAGATGTTTATTTGCATATATCTACTGAAGCAATGACGCAGTTGGAAGAATTAGAGCCATCACAACAGGGTTTAAATAATCTCCTTCCTTCTCTAGATGAAATTAAAAGTGTGTCATCATGCATCCAAAACATGATGTCTGAGGTTGCTATGCCTGCTGGAATTATTAATCAACTGAACAACGAGTTGCCACAAGGAACTCAAATATCATTAAATggaaatgttgagaacttttttaTTTATGACTGCAGACCTAGATCTTGTGTGAGCTCTAGTTGTGTGGCAAATTGTAACCAGTGGAGTACATGCAAAGTTTGTATTTATGTAACTGATGATTACAATATG GTGCGAGTTCGTGGTAGCTTAAGCAGATATGCTTATCCTATTGGATTGGGACCCGGAGCAAATGTGACCTTTCACAGAGTCCTTTTGATGCA CACTTCCAGCAGATGGCATGAGTTGATGTTAACCCCAGTGTCTTTTATTGTGGTTAACTCGGTAAAGGAACTTGATAATCAACAAACTGATAGAAGTCCAATACAAGAATCCAGATGGAATATTCAGTGTGAGGAAATATTAGATACGATTTCATTAGTTTCAATCTCACAGATGCTGAAGTGTATGAACAGTAAGCCAATCCGGCTACGTTGCAGG GTCGTGACTATCGTTATCTTAGTGCTGGAGAATCAAACACATGAATCTGTTGAGCTGCGATGTGGAAGATTTTTCAAGATGCGAGCAGCAAGTATCCCACTAGCTGGATTTTTATTAG aTGATGGATCGTCTTTGTGTTGTTGCTGGGCTGACAATGGTCGAGCTGAGGCACTGCTTAGGCTACATGAAACAACTCGAAAGTCTTTCTTGACTAGCAGCAAGATATTGAAAACGTCTGGAAATCAGGACTTTCAACATGCTATTGGTTACCATCTTCATAAGATGCTAAAAAAGCATCATAGAATTGTCATTAGGAACCATGGAGCAACATCTGACTTGTCCTGTGAAGATTTAACATTTTCTGTTGACTCGCATAAAGTTTTCAGTAATGCAGACGAGAGACTTCTGAGGTCTATCGTCCTCAACGCATGTCATGCATCAACTCTT AATGTTGCTGGCAATTCAGTGGACTCAACTGCTTTAATCTGTGGCAATTTATTCTGCGGTAACAAAGAGTTTCTCGAATATCATCAAAAACTTCAGTCAATGCCACATTTGTGGGTTGGAGAAGTTGGCCATGTAGATTCAGTGAAAGAGGTTAGAAGCATATCCAATATTCTATGCACTGGCTAG
- the LOC103978038 gene encoding CST complex subunit CTC1 isoform X1: protein MEGVRTLSISDLLHFSRPLSGAASLGSAFSPPSAPKRPRPDGPDENPIEPPFVSSVQNPDPGIFSPLDHPVLLIGTIDLFLEDSDRSLGCLNHCLSFSDGSLRICCYVLDFELKIIGRKVQVLAWNFLPFKHASGGVLEVIQWSLAEVETASDCDPSLSIPLGCSLQETDLKARGRAFGILRAVSPIFRVPCVKGNEDSQKNSSGILMDSGNSIGFFAEMLTCGCDRCGGSRFLERGPHPHEDNNRHSFTNSVFIYFIKPTYLWRPVLFRLIGKVIMVSMLKRKLVFVGGKESYLTFVSTALTMVSLSQLPTASPVKTDEGMYNGVVTGIYMNGMVVELDDKVWLLITDSVLAPQHSLRVGAIVSVMNYHLVHVNYSWLKTFLLGTCLRTYISIKSFSIADIRYHFKYESNSLLEKFIESLLFSAKFWVLLLVSCFEKKFAGIFSHKDILGSEKKGVVQTYAARCLPPSAFQEQLGLFMNFCKHGQCNFRSDLNFSFLKLVIPISNLTRWCEEMWVSMPSERHVDDEIVEMNQYLDHFLPRGTLYEHMIRRIISSDDLGFVLMGVFKISQCSGRLQLTDATGSIDVVVPDLPVDVDFQTIYEVKDYKLVMEGSPHQVDHLQCHFDGSLSCRAIFQHFSHKEKSQLAVYVHFYVRDITWTSFPHQIPSYMDKNHVNCSNDDMFHLFLVTHKFPVHQSLQDDLSFSNSSGLFAEALILPYNLIPIETYEHGELTEVFLNNQNKLSDCTGQLKDSIEGWSKQSKLIQASNIVQHSDSVNVSREFERSCHLCCSLTFRSNNCKWSQLPVYLYNANGIIMKDIFHNQSDSRVLLEFGSNNFSKYQMIRVGSYYLLKCSKKNLHCKSKGCEHMIRGKAIVISETSLWSLSFLFGEDKHQRKSSGDDCSRASSVKNIEDGPNKFCQHEQMFLQFIDQTRQLSDVYLHISTEAMTQLEELEPSQQGLNNLLPSLDEIKSVSSCIQNMMSEVAMPAGIINQLNNELPQGTQISLNGNVENFFIYDCRPRSCVSSSCVANCNQWSTCKVCIYVTDDYNMVRVRGSLSRYAYPIGLGPGANVTFHRVLLMHTSSRWHELMLTPVSFIVVNSVKELDNQQTDRSPIQESRWNIQCEEILDTISLVSISQMLKCMNSKPIRLRCRGGQVVTIVILVLENQTHESVELRCGRFFKMRAASIPLAGFLLDDGSSLCCCWADNGRAEALLRLHETTRKSFLTSSKILKTSGNQDFQHAIGYHLHKMLKKHHRIVIRNHGATSDLSCEDLTFSVDSHKVFSNADERLLRSIVLNACHASTLNVAGNSVDSTALICGNLFCGNKEFLEYHQKLQSMPHLWVGEVGHVDSVKEVRSISNILCTG, encoded by the exons ATGGAGGGTGTTCGGACCCTCTCCATCTCCGACCTTCTACACTTCTCGCGTCCTCTCTCGGGCGCCGCCTCCCTCGGCTCCGCTTTCTCCCCCCCTTCCGCGCCAAAAAGACCCAGGCCTGACGGCCCCGACGAGAACCCCATCGAACCTCCTTTTGTCTCCTCTGTTCAAAACCCTGACCCTGGAATCTTCTCGCCCCTGGATCACCCCGTGCTCCTCATCGGCACCATCGACCTGTTTCTGGAGGATTCTGACCGATCTCTCGGCTGCCTGAACCATTGTCTCTCGTTCTCCGATGGCTCTTTGAGAATCTGTTGCTACGTTTTGGACTTCGAACTCAAGATCATCGGCCGGAAAGTCCAAGTTTTGGCGTGGAACTTCCTCCCATTTAAGCACGCAAGCGGCGGTGTTCTTGAGGTGATTCAGTGGAGCCTCGCGGAAGTTGAGACGGCATCGGATTGCGACCCCTCACTGTCGATTCCTTTGGGCTGTTCGTTGCAAGAAACCGACTTGAAGGCTCGTGGTCGTGCCTTTGGCATTCTGAGAGCGGTCAGCCCCATCTTCCGTGTGCCTTGCGTGAAAGGAAATGAGGATAGTCAGAAGAATTCCAGTGGAATCCTCATGGATAGCGGGAATTCAATAGGTTTCTTTGCCGAGATGCTTACCTGTGGCTGTGATCGTTGTGGTGGTTCTCGTTTTCTAGAGCGTGGCCCTCACCCTCACGAAGACAATAACAGACATTCTTTCACCAATTCAGTgtttatttatttcatcaaacCTACATATCTATGGCGCCCAGTGCTCTTTAGGCTGATCGGGAAGGTAATTATGGTTTCGATGTTGAAGAGGAAATTGGTCTTTGTTGGAGGTAAGGAATCATATCTGACGTTTGTGTCAACAGCGCTAACTATGGTATCCTTGAGTCAGCTTCCTACAGCGAGTCCGGTGAAGACTGACGAAGGCATGTATAATGGAGTTGTTACTGGAATTTACATGAATGGCATGGTGGTTGAATTGGATGATAAAGTCTGGCTTTTGATTACTGATTCAGTGCTTGCTCCACAACATTCTTTGAGGGTTGGCGCTATT GTTTCTGTTATGAATTATCATTTGGTTCATGTTAATTATTCTTGGCTGAAGACCTTCCTGCTTGGGACGTGCCTCAGAACATACATTAGCATCAAATCCTTCTCCATTGCTGACATCAG GTATCACTTTAAATACGAGTCCAACAGCCTACTGGAGAAGTTCATCGAATCTCTACTCTTTTCTGCTAAATTTTG GGTGTTACTTTTGGTCTCTTGCTTTGAGAAAAAATTTGCTGGGATATTTTCTCACAAGGATATTTTGGGCTCAGAGAAA AAAGGAGTTGTACAAACTTATGCAGCTAGATGTTTGCCTCCAAGTGCCTTCCAAGAACAG CTTGGGTTGTTTATGAATTTCTGCAAACATGGCCAATGCAATTTCAGAAGCGATTTGAACTTCTCGTTCCTTAAATTG gtaaTACCAATATCTAATCTTACAAGGTGGTGCGAAGAAATGTGGGTTTCAATGCCATCAGAGAGACATGTTGATGATGAAATAGTTGAGATGAACCAATATTTAGACCATTTCCTTCCCAGAGGAACTTTATATGAACACATGATTAGAAGAATTATTTCAAGTGATGATTTAGGCTTTGTTTTAATGGGAGTATTCAAG ATTTCTCAATGTTCTGGGAGGTTGCAATTGACTGATGCAACAGGAAGCATTGATGTTGTCGTGCCAGATTTACCAGTAGATGTTGATTTTCAGACCATCTATGAG GTCAAAGATTATAAACTTGTTATGGAAGGTTCACCACACCAAGTAGATCATCTGCAGTGTCATTTTGATGGATCACTCTCATGCAGAGCTATATTTCAGCATTTCTCTCATAAGGAAAAATCTCAACTTGCAGTTTATGTTCACTTCTATGTCAGGGACATAACCTGGACTAGTTTTCCTCATCAAATTCCTTCTTACATGGACAAGAATCACGTCAATTGCAGTAATGATGACATGTTTCATCTGTTTCTTGTTACTCACAAATTTCCTGTCCATCAGAGT CTTCAAGATGATCTCAGTTTTTCAAACAGCTCTGGTTTGTTTGCTGAGGCTTTGATATTGCCTTATAATTTGATACCTATTGAGACATATGAACATGGTGAACTTACAGAAGTTTTCCTCAACAATCAAAATAAACTATCTGATTGTACTGGTCAGCTGAAAGACTCAATTGAAGGATGGTCTAAACAGTCTAAACTTATTCAAGCATCAAATATTGTCCAACATTCTGATTCAGTGAATGTTTCAAGAGAGTTCGAGAGGTCTTGCCACCTTTGTTGTTCACTCACATTTAGAAGTAACAACTGTAAATGGTCTCAGTTACCAGTCTATCTATATAATGCTAATGGGATTATAATGAAGGACATATTTCATAATCAGAGTGATTCGAGGGTATTGCTAGAATTTGGATCTAACAACTTTAGCAAGTATCAG ATGATTCGTGTAGGTTCATATTATCTTCTGAAGTGCTCCAAGAAAAATTTGCACTGCAAATCAAAAGGCTGTGAACATATGATACGTGGAAAAGCTATTGTGATCTCCGAGACAAGCCTCTGGAGTCTTTCATTTTTGTTTGGTGAGGATAAACATCAGAGGAAATCATCTGGAGATGACTGTTCTCGTGCTTCTTCAGTAAAAAATATTGAAGATGGTCCAAACAAATTTTGTCAGCATGAGCAAATGTTCCTGCAGTTCATTGATCAAACACGTCAACTTTCAGATGTTTATTTGCATATATCTACTGAAGCAATGACGCAGTTGGAAGAATTAGAGCCATCACAACAGGGTTTAAATAATCTCCTTCCTTCTCTAGATGAAATTAAAAGTGTGTCATCATGCATCCAAAACATGATGTCTGAGGTTGCTATGCCTGCTGGAATTATTAATCAACTGAACAACGAGTTGCCACAAGGAACTCAAATATCATTAAATggaaatgttgagaacttttttaTTTATGACTGCAGACCTAGATCTTGTGTGAGCTCTAGTTGTGTGGCAAATTGTAACCAGTGGAGTACATGCAAAGTTTGTATTTATGTAACTGATGATTACAATATG GTGCGAGTTCGTGGTAGCTTAAGCAGATATGCTTATCCTATTGGATTGGGACCCGGAGCAAATGTGACCTTTCACAGAGTCCTTTTGATGCA CACTTCCAGCAGATGGCATGAGTTGATGTTAACCCCAGTGTCTTTTATTGTGGTTAACTCGGTAAAGGAACTTGATAATCAACAAACTGATAGAAGTCCAATACAAGAATCCAGATGGAATATTCAGTGTGAGGAAATATTAGATACGATTTCATTAGTTTCAATCTCACAGATGCTGAAGTGTATGAACAGTAAGCCAATCCGGCTACGTTGCAGG GGAGGGCAGGTCGTGACTATCGTTATCTTAGTGCTGGAGAATCAAACACATGAATCTGTTGAGCTGCGATGTGGAAGATTTTTCAAGATGCGAGCAGCAAGTATCCCACTAGCTGGATTTTTATTAG aTGATGGATCGTCTTTGTGTTGTTGCTGGGCTGACAATGGTCGAGCTGAGGCACTGCTTAGGCTACATGAAACAACTCGAAAGTCTTTCTTGACTAGCAGCAAGATATTGAAAACGTCTGGAAATCAGGACTTTCAACATGCTATTGGTTACCATCTTCATAAGATGCTAAAAAAGCATCATAGAATTGTCATTAGGAACCATGGAGCAACATCTGACTTGTCCTGTGAAGATTTAACATTTTCTGTTGACTCGCATAAAGTTTTCAGTAATGCAGACGAGAGACTTCTGAGGTCTATCGTCCTCAACGCATGTCATGCATCAACTCTT AATGTTGCTGGCAATTCAGTGGACTCAACTGCTTTAATCTGTGGCAATTTATTCTGCGGTAACAAAGAGTTTCTCGAATATCATCAAAAACTTCAGTCAATGCCACATTTGTGGGTTGGAGAAGTTGGCCATGTAGATTCAGTGAAAGAGGTTAGAAGCATATCCAATATTCTATGCACTGGCTAG